In Doryrhamphus excisus isolate RoL2022-K1 chromosome 7, RoL_Dexc_1.0, whole genome shotgun sequence, one genomic interval encodes:
- the terb2 gene encoding telomere repeats-binding bouquet formation protein 2 isoform X3 → MFANKKAWFSSSVSKEHRDFWLWECGILTGWRTADYLFSDDATHPDTLSVFNSEAYLWDKVTVFHSLFLSACEKRRSIKSVSIGHYVLPPVPVQDGLFGSVRTTSQLDRWTEPLHAFKSRDDPMNKTPTGISMEKLQTYSRQTHDSDFSGFQCIHCKAYICSPKS, encoded by the exons ATGTTTGCAAATAAGAAGGCGTGGTTTTCGAGCAGTGTGTCCAAAGAACATCGCGACTTCTGGC TGTGGGAGTGTGGAATACTAACAGGTTGGAGAACGGCAGATTATCTTTTTAGCGATGATGCTACACACCCCGATACACTCAG TGTGTTTAACAGCGAGGCTTACCTGTGGGACAAGGTGACCGTTTTCCACAGCTTATTCCTGAGTGCATGCGAGAAGCGACGGAGTATAAAGTCAGTCAGCATCGGTCACTACGTGCTGCCTCCTGTTCCAGTGCAGGACG GTTTATTTGGGAGTGTGAGGACAACCAGCCAGTTAGACCG CTGGACTGAACCATTACATGCATTCAAGTCACGTGACGATCCAATGAATAAGACTCCTACAG gTATCAGCATGGAAAAGCTGCAGACGTATTCAAGACAAACACATGACTCAGACTTCAGTGGTTTCCAATGCATCCACTGTAAAGCTTATATCTGCTCACCAAAGTCATAG
- the terb2 gene encoding telomere repeats-binding bouquet formation protein 2 isoform X2 codes for MFANKKAWFSSSVSKEHRDFWLWECGILTGWRTADYLFSDDATHPDTLSVFNSEAYLWDKVTVFHSLFLSACEKRRSIKSVSIGHYVLPPVPVQDVRNVIGRFIWECEDNQPVRPESWTEPLHAFKSRDDPMNKTPTGISMEKLQTYSRQTHDSDFSGFQCIHCKAYICSPKS; via the exons ATGTTTGCAAATAAGAAGGCGTGGTTTTCGAGCAGTGTGTCCAAAGAACATCGCGACTTCTGGC TGTGGGAGTGTGGAATACTAACAGGTTGGAGAACGGCAGATTATCTTTTTAGCGATGATGCTACACACCCCGATACACTCAG TGTGTTTAACAGCGAGGCTTACCTGTGGGACAAGGTGACCGTTTTCCACAGCTTATTCCTGAGTGCATGCGAGAAGCGACGGAGTATAAAGTCAGTCAGCATCGGTCACTACGTGCTGCCTCCTGTTCCAGTGCAGGACG TGAGAAATGTGATTGGCAGGTTTATTTGGGAGTGTGAGGACAACCAGCCAGTTAGACCG GAAAGCTGGACTGAACCATTACATGCATTCAAGTCACGTGACGATCCAATGAATAAGACTCCTACAG gTATCAGCATGGAAAAGCTGCAGACGTATTCAAGACAAACACATGACTCAGACTTCAGTGGTTTCCAATGCATCCACTGTAAAGCTTATATCTGCTCACCAAAGTCATAG
- the terb2 gene encoding telomere repeats-binding bouquet formation protein 2 isoform X1 — protein MFANKKAWFSSSVSKEHRDFWLWECGILTGWRTADYLFSDDATHPDTLSVFNSEAYLWDKVTVFHSLFLSACEKRRSIKSVSIGHYVLPPVPVQDAVRNVIGRFIWECEDNQPVRPESWTEPLHAFKSRDDPMNKTPTGISMEKLQTYSRQTHDSDFSGFQCIHCKAYICSPKS, from the exons ATGTTTGCAAATAAGAAGGCGTGGTTTTCGAGCAGTGTGTCCAAAGAACATCGCGACTTCTGGC TGTGGGAGTGTGGAATACTAACAGGTTGGAGAACGGCAGATTATCTTTTTAGCGATGATGCTACACACCCCGATACACTCAG TGTGTTTAACAGCGAGGCTTACCTGTGGGACAAGGTGACCGTTTTCCACAGCTTATTCCTGAGTGCATGCGAGAAGCGACGGAGTATAAAGTCAGTCAGCATCGGTCACTACGTGCTGCCTCCTGTTCCAGTGCAGGACG CAGTGAGAAATGTGATTGGCAGGTTTATTTGGGAGTGTGAGGACAACCAGCCAGTTAGACCG GAAAGCTGGACTGAACCATTACATGCATTCAAGTCACGTGACGATCCAATGAATAAGACTCCTACAG gTATCAGCATGGAAAAGCTGCAGACGTATTCAAGACAAACACATGACTCAGACTTCAGTGGTTTCCAATGCATCCACTGTAAAGCTTATATCTGCTCACCAAAGTCATAG